GGCCTCATTCCATAGGCTTCTATGCTAGAATGTCCTATACAATGTTAAGAATGCAGGCTTACTCAGCTGTATCGCAGGATGGCATCATACAAGGCTTCTGAAGAGGCGATACAGTAATCTTCCTCCATAGCATGgttctcttctttataaaaacCAATTTCACACCTTCATTTTTCTGAATTCTGCTAGTGGATGCCACCCATCAAAGTCCAGTGGATACCAGGGAGATGGTGTTGTGAAGTCTCCCCCTTTCTATGACTGTTGTGGGTTTCCAGCTAATGTCACTAACAACTAATGTCATAACTCTCTTACTCTGTCCATATTACTCACAATGACTCTTCTGAGCTTCAAAGTAGACCAATTATTCACAATCTAAAGACAAAAGGTGAATACTTACAGAAGTTAAGACATCCAACTAGGGTTGCaaagaaaaggacagaaaaagtttggaaaacaataACGGCATGAATTTCATTGGATTCTTTTAGCTGCAGAGATGATCATGTACACAATCTTGTCCAGACAGGGCAAGAACCATCAACTGCTATGCCCATGGTTTTTCCCTGTTTTAAGGTGATTCTCCTAATTGGTTAAGTAAATATCCTGGGAGTAGAACCAAATTAACCACCATCTGCCCTTGGAAAGAACAAGACTTTACAGGAGCTGCCTCATTTTACCCCCAGAGATGCAAGGAAGTCTCAAAAGACAGATAACTTTTTAATCTAGGTCCATCCTTCCTTAACATTATGagaggagaaataaatgtcttcttgttCTGATGTGCATATATTTGTCAGTCAGTCCAGGCAAGTTTTACAAAGTATATGAgccatttgttttaattttttgtctgatgtctttttataacttttccctatattattgatttttattgcTTTGCTTAAGTTTTCTATATATTAGAAAATTTAGGTCCTGTAGGTCTCATGCttcttaaatacaaaaaaaaaaaagaaaagttaaagctGCTTTCTAAAACTCTTTTTGTGATTACATTTTGTCCATGAGATTTTATTCAATCTAGTTAAATCTACTGGTCTTTTCTTTTAAGGCTTCTGGCTTTGGGGTTTTGCTTAGGGAAGgttttttctctgtttcactACATTACGGTTcatactatcaaaaaaaaaaaaaaaaaagaaggccaaaagacatctttctatttttttttccaagctaccatcctttttttttaaccccttCACTCAGCAGGAgtattttaaatgtgtatgttTTCATAGCATCACTGTAGGATTTTTCTTAGCTCCTTTTCCAAATGATTTAAGTAATAATTTATTAATCTAGTTTGGATgtattttccattgcatttcataggTGATAATTACCTAATTATAGATCACAATGGCTTTATTAATGTAATTATAGAATTATCTTATTACTTCAATATACTATTATTCTTAGTTTTCCAGGTAAGAAAGAGAAGGTATTTTTATGTGAGGAGTGCTAGCCCCTTTAATTTTCAGGCCAAGAAATGCATTGAAGTGCAATAACAGTCATGTCTTACCCCTTCCCTTGAGCTAAATAATTATCTCTTGAAGCCACTGTCTGCATGGGCTCTAGACTGACACCAAGTAGCCATAAAATACCATACACTGAACAGAGTAACTATTACCCTATACTTCCACAACGTATATCCAATTTCTCACAGATAACTTCATAATCTCCCTCTTTCCtgatttgttcctttttctttaaaaactggaGCCTCTCCTTTGTTTTCTGAAGCACTCCTTGAGGCAACTTTAAAGTATGTCTCAGGCAGCTGTGCTCAACTTCGGCCCGTGGCTATGCAATATAGCCATGTAGCAGAACTGCACATATACCCCTTAAAGTTagatttaaaaagaacaagaagaggCTTACATTTTTGGCATATCCATCAAGATACATGGGAATTATAACGATCTAGATCTACGGACAGTGTCCTCCACCAATAGATATTTTCCATGTCAAATTTTGATTTGGCATCTGCTTTGAAGAGGTGTAATACATCCAAAACTCTTATCCCCCACAaatagaagaaattaagaaacctCAGAGAATTCAACCCTAAACAATTTGTCCCAAAGAAAATTAGTGTTCTTCttagataataatatttattcaagTAGGAAGGTCAGAGATATATTGAGGAATGAAGACCAATAAAAATTCACGATATTTATGTATTTGAAGATCcaaatgataaatatttctattttccttaatcAATAGATTTAATGTGATtacattaaacaaaacaaaaagatcccagctattatatgtatatgtgtgaaaATCTGTAGTCTGttctaaaacatatataaattatatgaaaagaGCTAAAACTTTcatcataaaggaaaaataatttgctCTGTGGATATCAATATATTACAGAATTACAATCATTAGAACACTATGGTATTTGTTCAGGTGTAGGCAACATAAGGGCCAAAAACTATACCATGCTTATATAAGACATGAGCAGTGGCCAAGGTAGAACTTCAGAGAAAAAGATGCAGTCATTTAAATGTCCAtatggttaaaaataaaatttgatgccTGCTTTACCCAGTGTGCAAAAAATTAGTTATAGGTAGATAATTGATCTAAAATTTAATGgtaaaatataaagcttttaaACATAATATAGCAGAATATATTCAATATTTCTCGTGAGGTTAGAAAAATAAACcttcaatgaaacagaaaaagatcTAACCATGAAGGAAAATTTTTACTAATTACAACACACTTAAAGACTTATGTTTCCATGAAGACAGTTAAAAAGATAGACTCTAAGGTACAAAAAGACACTGGAAACACATATAACCAACAAAGGTCTCatacccaaaatatttttttaaaaactcctataaatcaataatgaaaaaaCTTGAAGAGGCAGCACACAAAAAAGGCAATGCCAACAAACATTTGCAAATGTGTTCAAAATCATTAATTATGAATGAAATGCATCTTAAACACATAATGAAACGTCCCTGCAGACCCACCAGAATGCCTAAAATTAAAAGGCCTGCCAAATATCAAGTAGTCTTGAAACTGCAGAACCATAGAAATTGTCATAGATGATTGGTGGAAATAAAAATTGGTGCAAAACTTTGTCCCTTGAGGCCAATCTCTGGCTGGGCTGGAGGGGCCAAGGTGCTTCCAAACCACTGGCAACAGCACTCTGTAGGAAATGATTGGGGGCTGCCATTATAGATGCTCCAGTGGAGACAGCAGGGGCATCATAGGTGGGAGGTGTTCTGGCATGGTGCTCTGCAGGTAGGGTCATTCGAGAGAGGAGGGGTCATTCCAGAGAGGAGTGCTATGGGTAGGGGGTGCTCTGGTAGGGGGTGCTCTGGTAGGGGGAGTTCTGGTGGGGGACACCACAGTCAGGAAGCACTCCAGTGGAGGGCTCTGTGGGCAGGAAGTGGAACACTAAACTTTCActggaaataatttatatttagacTTTATGAAATTTGaagtggaaaaaaatagatttccatACTCTGGTTGTTTCAAGCACACTTAAAAATGTTCCAATAAATGAATCAActatcaatttttaaatgcaaattaattaAAAGTACTAATTTAGCTCCTTAGTTATACGCATTATATTTCAAAGTACACAGTAGTCACGTGTGTCTAGTGGTGCCATATTTGATAGCATAGTTCTAGATACATTTAActtgaaaaattacttttaattgtaGAGTTCCTATCTCTAATTAAATAACCTACATCTACTTTCCAATGcatatttttgaaaacttttgtGCCCCTTTTTGTGTCTTTCCCCTGTTCTTGTATCCTCTTGTTGTTTTGCTATCTCAAATCATTATTTCCATATACTAGTTTCCTAAATTTGTAAatggaaaaatcaaatatttgcaATCTTTTTAATTCCCTATTTTATTATCATATTGATTGGTTATCCTTTTTCATATAGCCCCACAGAGAGTAGAAGTTCACTTTCCTTGAACAAGCAGTTAAGTGGCTAGTATTAGATATTTGATTTAATTAGCTACTGGTGGGGTCTTTTAAATAAGTATCTTGTTATGTCAGATTACATTCTACATTAGTAAACACAGTCTTCActtcatggtgtgtgtgtgtgtgtgtgtgtgtgtgtgtgtgtgtgtgtgtattatctcCACAAAACTTCAATATTGAGGTATAAGAAAAGCAGACTGGAAATTacatggttaaaataaaaattacatggtatttgaaatcaaataataaagaaatctGTTTCACACCATACCAAGTTCAGACTTTTCCATAAACCCATAACAAACTACTGTGAAGAAACTTTCCAAAAGTGCAATACACATTTTGTTTCAACATTTGAGGAAAGCTATTTTTTCCAGATACTCGGAATTCCTTTGAACTGAAATAGAAGTACTATTTCAATTTACTTTCATCTGTATCATCATTGTAAAGgtaaaattttggaaaacaagTTGGGGAGGGCATCACAGAAGTGATCTGTAAGCTTGCAGTGTTCTCAATCGTTGTGGCATGTCTCCCTCTAATGCACGTAGGTATAGTACAATGAACGTTTCATAAAGTAAGCAGAGAAGTGTCAAATGGTGAATAAAGAGTTTCATAGCACAACCTATCACAGCAAACATCAGCAATGTACTCTTTAAATGTAAAACTACATGACCAATAGATTCAAGACAAGTTATAGCTTTCTTTGCTTTGAATGTAAAACAGCAAAAATTCACTTCCTGTTACTACTTCTTACCCTTTTTTTCCATTGAAACTTTGAttgtatctatatgtatatttatatatgtatacttgtgTGATTTATCGCTCACTCTGTATGGTTGCTCTCCAAAAACATAGTCATTATCCAGTGCCTTCAGTTCTCAGATACACTTTTTTATTCATATTCCAATTCAGTGTTTCTATAACAGGGATTCAACTCAAAGTTGATAAGCTCATTTAATgcaatgtttatttttccttaaacacACATAACTAAATTTATGGTGCATTGAAATGAATTGACTTAGGATCCAGGCAGTGTTAAAGAAGTAATGACAAAACCATTATATGCTCACAACTGTGAACTGCACTGTAAGAGTAAATCAAAGAGTTTATGCATGAACTTTCCATGCAGGCATTAGATAATCCAGTTTCTGtgttaaacaaattttaaaaatatatttattttctgtcaaaTATTTGTGCAAAGCTCACTAgaagatatttaaattattttctgacaTACAATACATACAATGACATACAAGAGTTTAGAGACAGAGAAATGTGTAATTAAGCACTTTCATAATGTTTTATAGCTAGACTCTAAAAATCTAAGCTAGATTTTAATATTTGGGGAGAATTTGGGCAAATAGAAGATTTCATGAGGAAGCTAATACGGACCAAGTTTCAAAGATGCTGTAGTGAGCATACAGAGTTTGAAAGGTATTGCCAAAGGCtagaaacacattttattatattcttaagTTATGAGTAACATAAACAAAAAAGATGCTTAGTCTCAGCTGTCCCATCTGCTTAACAGTACTACATGCTGCCTCATGTTAGTCAGAGGATTAACAGAGGTGGTATACACAAAAGTGTCTGATACAGTGAAATTAGGCAACAAATGTTAACTTCCATCTCTAGGAAAGAAGCAGCAAGAGGACAAATAGGGTGACAGGATTGTTTCCTGCAGCAAGGAGTAGAAAACAGTTCTACACATTTAGGGTATTtgaaatgttatataatattaaaagtccagaaaatgtataatttatcaCAATGTTAGAAACAGTGCTAAATGCTATTTCATTAATTCTAATACATTATGAAAGCAATTTGCACAAGTCAGGAATCAACACATTAGATAAAAAGaagttttaatgaaaagaaaaatattctactccaaaaacataatttatttttaaaaagacatgagaAAATCACCTTCCTAAGTGTTTGGGTAATTGTATAAAATCTACCAAGCACACATGAATCAAATAGGTAAAACGCAATAAAATTGAGTACATTTTCTAAACTGTAAAAGTAAGTTGAAATCATAACTTTAAgttaaaattacaatttttacCAAATAGTGAAAATCAGAAGCTATAAAGAAAGTTGAATCGATAAAACCTGAGATGCAATGCAAAATCTAGGACAATAAAGCAGGAACTAACTGAAGAGAATGCCGGAAAAGATAGGACAATAAAGCAGAAACTAACTGAAGAGAATGCCGGAAAAGATAGGACAATAAAGCAGGAACTAACTGAAGAGAATGCCAGAAAAGATTAAAGCTTTTTGAGGAATGAGAACCTCATACAAATCTCATGCAATGCGTGTGGATCTTCAGAACAAGAGTAAAAATCATTGAAGGTGTCATAGGAAAACTTTAATCATTTCTACATGAATAAGAGATATAAAGTGAAGAAGTGTAGGAAAAGAGATGGGCACGATGGCTTacgctgtaatcccaacacttttggaggctgaggccaatggattgcttgaggtcaggaatttaagaccagcctggccaacatggtggaactccgtctccactaaaataatacaaaaaaatagctgggcgtggttgcacacacctgtaatcccagctacttgggaagccgagacatgataattgcttgagccaagatcacgcccctgcactccagcctgggcaacagagagagattccatctcaaaaaaaaaaaagtgcaaaaattgtAGGAAAATAGttgctttctatttctattaaaaCTGACTACTTGAGATTATCAGTAGCAAGACTCCACGACATTTTGataccaaaatagagataattttaaacAACTAGTGGATggcagaacaacaacaacaaaaaaggttaCTTCCTAGCTTCAACTTTAGTCATCTTTTCATTACCCCACTGCTTCTAACATTCCACAGGACTTTACTCAGAGCGGATTTAATGTCCTTGTTCCTCAGACAGTAGATAACAGGGTTCAAGGTTGGAGGTGCGACAGAATAGAACACAGACACCAGCAAGTCTAGAATAGAAGGTGCATCTGACCCTGGCTTTAAATAAGCAACAGCACCTGTTACAAGAAACACAGTGACAACAATGAGGTGAGGCACAGAGTTGGAAAAGGCTTTGGATTGTCTCTGTCTTGGTGATATCCTTAACACAGCAGAGAAAATGTACACATAGGAAACTACAATGCAAACTAAACATGAAAATGCATAACAGAGCCCAATGGCCACACTGACACTAATGATGGCATGTTCTTTAGAACAAGTGAGCTTTAGTAGGGCAGGGACATCGCAGAAGAACTGATGTATCTCATTAGAGCCACAAAAATTCAGAGAGAATGTTCCAGCTGTGTCCAAGAGTCCCAAGGCCCCTCCGTTGAGCCAGGACAGAACCATCAACTGGACACAGAGCCCTCTGCTCATGACAGCCTCATAGTGTAGGGGGTGGCAGATGGCAGCATAGCGGTCATAGGACATGGCAGTGAGGATGCCAATCTCTGATCCAGCCAGCAGTACCACCAAGAAGAGCTGCAACACACACCCCAGGAAGGAGATGGAGTCAGTGGAGGTGACGGAGTTGAGGATGGATTTGGGGACTGTGGCAGAAATGAGACACAGGTCTAAGAAGGACAAACGTCGGAGGAAAAAGTACATTGCCATGTGGAGACGATGGTCAAGAATCATGAGGAGAATGATGACTAAATTCATCAGCATGGCCGTGAGGTAAATCAGTGAGAAGAGCACAGCATACAGCCTCAGGAGCATCCAATTCTCAGTAAATCTCATAAGCAAAAATTCCATCATCTGTGTCTGATTGGTCATAGTTCAAAATTATAAGCGCCTTATTGAGTAAAGGAAAATAAGTGTCAtactaatattaaaaaatatcatttgtttcttcatttgttgaatgaaggtaTGTATGGCATCAAGGGCTagacaaaaagtttaaaaatatcaagCAATTTATATTTCTCATTGACTCAGGTGTAAAACAACTGTGGGTATATCAGTCTAACACTTAGTAGTCCTGGACTAAGATTTATTGTGAAAGAAGCCAAGAACTTCACTTCTCTACCTCATTACTTGAAATGACTTTTGAGTGATTTTATTTCCATTGGGAATTACAGGGTTGGCTATGCAATTATATATAAAACTGTAATAGGGCATACATTTTCATGTATAAATATCCTGGTTAATGTAGTGTTGTGTGTATTAAATGTTATGAATGAAATTTCTGCTTGCTACTTACtgcaatatttaaaatagttattatccTCAGGTGATACTCTAATTTACTATCCCCTTCTCACTGAAGGATGTTAAGATTATTCTCCCATTTTTGCATTAAAGTTTACTCCTTTGGCAAAAAATGTGATTAtagtatcatttttttctttctttagtccATATACATAGCAtagcacaaaaattaaaaagtactcATTATTTTCACAAATCATTTTTCAAACATATAGTGTCATTTTTCATGAAAAGAACAAAACCTGAGACTTAGCCAGATGATTAACATAATGTTATAGGAAGGATTTAATTAACCAGGGGAAGTGACAGACAGGGATACCTACTGCATCTAACCAGAGATGCAGTGTGTCCTCTTATGTCAAAGACATTTAGAGATTGTCATCTGAGATCACTCACACACCCCAACGTGAGGAAGAGTTTTGGCCATGTTTTTCCCTCAGCTCATCTTGTCTTTAGAACCTCTGTTGATTTTACTTTAATATCACTTCAATGGCAATTTTTTcactttcccctttgctttccaggCCATCTCTAAAACACACAGAACAGAAAACAGGATGGACGATTTGCTAGTTTGGAAGTGGCTCTTAGGGTATGTAGACACTGCTCTAGGTTTTATTCTCCCCAGCAGGTCAAACAGAGGAGGCTTTAAGTTTGGGGCAGCCATGAATTTGCTCATGTTGAACTATAAGTCAGGCTCTCCATGATTGCTCTAAAGCTACCGCCAGTGCTTCTTCCAACAAGAACACCCAAAGTTTGCAACATAGCATGAGATTTCCATTTGCTCTTGAGTcttttcaacttaaaaaatattttattcgtGTAGACACaagagggtctcactttgttgctcaacAGTTTTTCAACTGAAAGAGAATGTAGCAGACCATTACTACATACATTCTCCCCCTTctctatacacacatatgcacacacacacagccgaGAGGATGAGCAAGAATAAACAGAGCTTTTGCAGGATGAGCAGTCGTACCTCTAACTTTCACAGAATACGTCCATTTCAGTACAGGTGATTTTCTGAGAACTAAATTAACAAGCGATTTAAAGCTGAAaagggaccaggcatggtggctcatgccggtaatcccagcattttaggaggctgaggccagaggatctcttgaggccaggagtttgagacaagcctggacaacaagatGAGACCCCTCTAtgtccacaaaaattaaataaaataacgtTTTAAGTTGAAAAGACTCATGAGCAAATGGAAATTTCTTACTATGTTGCAAACCTTGGGCTTTCTTGTTGGAGAAAGCACTGGCCCTAGCTTTAGAGCAATAATGGAGAGCCTGACTCATAACTTAACATGAGCTAATTCATGGAAGCCCCAAACGTAAAGCCTCCTTTGTTTAACCTGCTGGGGAATAAAACCTCGAGCAGTGTCTACATACCCCAAGAGCTACCTCCAAACTAGCAAACCATCCATCCTGGTTTCTGTTGCATCAGCCTGTGTGTTTTAGAGACGGCCAGGGTAGCTCAGGGAGTGAGTGAGTGTCCTTTTGAGTTCCTTCCACAGCAGTGATGTTTGACTTCAGTGCTAGATTTTTATCCCTTCATTCTcatttttgatttgtatttcaccTTATTTCACATGCTTACATATGAAATGAGTGATAGCATTAGTTTAAAAGTCTGTGTGCTTTTCTTTACAGATAACATTAATAACAATAAAGCTTTGCctcattatatttatatacttatttggTCCAGGGAAATTCCacatgattaaataaaaatatgcaatcTGAGTCTCAATCAATCTAAAACTGggaaaatacatataatacacaaaataatcctaaaatcaAGGGGTATCTAAGGAGGCTGGGAAGATAGGGTAAGTTCAGGTTTATATGTTTCTTTACCATTTCTATATCATATTAACAACAAATTTTGTCACTTTTGTCAAGAATATGAGGAATGGAGAGAATGAGAGAGCgaaggggaagagaagaggagaggaaaagagaggagaggggaggggaggggaggcctaTGTGGAGTCTTCAGCTCCGGAAAATGTTTCCGTTCTCGAGTAAGATCAATAGAAGCAACATTCATAACAAAGGCCGGTGAGAATGCTTTCCCAaacagttctatttttatttcaaaataatttcagaagagaaaaaaataaaaatgaaatgtctaaGTAATTTAgggcttcttttcagtttttgttcAAAGAGAGCTCTAGTTTGCAATTCTTAGGGAGATTTAGTGAACGCTGCAAACAGTTTCCTATATGCTTACTGATTCCTGCTTCAAGACCCCAACTCCCCGGGTTAAACTCACGATGATTTCGATTGACCATTTCTGTCCTCTATGTATcagtatttgtttcttttgtgcAGTCTCCAAGCTCCGCCTGATGTCCTCTATATCAGGCACTTCCTTCTCCAAGAAGGAGCAAGGCTTTTAAAGCAGCTTTAAACAGACTTTCATTGACTACATGGGACTCTCCCGGGAGGTCACAATTTTACTTGtgcttctattttatttcataggTTTTAAAGCCCTGGAGATCCAGCTCTTCACTCCCACTCAGATCTGAGAGGTGATGCCACTACCTTTTCCTCCAGTGAGACAGAAAAGGAGATCTTTCTGCGTCTCATGAGAATAAACCTTTATTTATTGCATCCATAACATGTGACTAATGGATCCTAGACATTCATTTG
This portion of the Pongo abelii isolate AG06213 chromosome 1, NHGRI_mPonAbe1-v2.0_pri, whole genome shotgun sequence genome encodes:
- the LOC100458105 gene encoding olfactory receptor 14K1; translated protein: MTNQTQMMEFLLMRFTENWMLLRLYAVLFSLIYLTAMLMNLVIILLMILDHRLHMAMYFFLRRLSFLDLCLISATVPKSILNSVTSTDSISFLGCVLQLFLVVLLAGSEIGILTAMSYDRYAAICHPLHYEAVMSRGLCVQLMVLSWLNGGALGLLDTAGTFSLNFCGSNEIHQFFCDVPALLKLTCSKEHAIISVSVAIGLCYAFSCLVCIVVSYVYIFSAVLRISPRQRQSKAFSNSVPHLIVVTVFLVTGAVAYLKPGSDAPSILDLLVSVFYSVAPPTLNPVIYCLRNKDIKSALSKVLWNVRSSGVMKR